Proteins encoded together in one Coffea arabica cultivar ET-39 chromosome 2c, Coffea Arabica ET-39 HiFi, whole genome shotgun sequence window:
- the LOC140035054 gene encoding large ribosomal subunit protein bL34c-like, translating into MACISMATMLSCRTNFTVPSASLSILTGPKTTSHGSLKFAAKAKAATSRSSGLLHCSFLAPSSSLSFSSNSAFSGLSLGWDLHSNGAAKIVKRRGLVVQAKKYALCQTKRNRSRKSLARTHGFRKRMSTTSGRAIIRRRRAKGRWDLCPKSNPSSGKRA; encoded by the exons atggcttGCATTTCAATGGCCACAATGTTGTCTTGTAGAACCAATTTTACTGTCCCTTCAGCTTCATTATCTATTCTCACCGGTCCAAAAACAACTTCTCATGGGTCTCTCAAATTTGCAGCCAAGGCCAAGGCTGCCACTTCGCGTTCTTCTGGGCTGCTTCACTGCTCCTTTTTAGCCCCTTCTTCTTCACTCTCCTTTTCTTCCAACTCTGCCTTTTCAG gtttgTCATTGGGATGGGACTTGCATTCTAATGGTGCAGCAAAGATAGTGAAAAGGCGCGGTTTGGTTGTGCAGGCTAAAAAATATGCTCTTTGTCAAACAAAGAGGAATAGGTCAAGGAAGTCTTTGGCTAGAACTCATGGCTTTCGGAAGCGTATGAGCACCACAAGTGGAAGAGCAATTATCAGGCGACGTCGTGCCAAGGGTCGATGGGACCTCTGCCCAAAGTCCAATCCAAGCAGTGGAAAACGTGCCTAA
- the LOC113726139 gene encoding histidinol-phosphate aminotransferase, chloroplastic-like isoform X1: MGVIELLGNTTLSSLCIDRPKPIWPFEGKQQSICSRGNRGLQTSISIMASSTVPAAAVNEKDDGEQLECLSKVSGDSFIRSHLRKLKPYQPILPFEVLSAQLGRKPEDIVKLDANENPYGPPPEVFEALGAMKFPYIYPDPESRRLRAALAEDSGLGSEYILAGCGADELIDLIMRCVLDPGDKIVDCPPTFTMYEFDAAVNGAFVVKVPRNSDFSLDVERIVQVVEQEKPKCIFLTSPNNPDGSIIGDDTLLKILDLPILVVLDEAYIEFSGIESKMQWVKKHENLIVLRTFSKRAGLAGLRVGYGAFPLSIIEYLWRAKQPYNVSVAAEVSACAALRNSAYLEKVKVALVQERERLFKLLKEVPFLNPFPSYSNFILCEVASGMDAKKLKEDLAKMGVMIRHYNNKELSGYVRVSVGKPEQTDALMKCLKCLS; encoded by the exons ATGGGTGTGATTGAGCTACTGGGCAACACAACATTGTCATCTCTTTGCATTGACAGACCAAAGCCCATCTGGCCATTTGAGGGAAAGCAGCAAAGCATCTGTAGCAGAGGCAACAGAGGATTACAGACTTCGATTAGCATTATGGCATCGTCAACTGTGCCTGCAGCTGCTGTCAACGAGAAAGACGATGGTGAACAACTAGAATGCTTGTCGAAGGTCTCTGGGGACTCGTTCATCCGATCCCATCTCCGAAAGTTGAAACCTTATCAGCCCATTTTGCCTTTTGAG GTATTGTCAGCTCAACTAGGTAGGAAACCTGAGGATATTGTAAAATTGGACGCCAATGAAAACCCATATGGCCCACCACCAGAG GTTTTTGAAGCTTTGGGAGCAATGAAGTTCCCGTATATTTACCCTGACCCTGAAAGTCGACGACTGCGTGCAGCCCTTGCTGAAGATTCTGGTCTTGGATCTGAATACATTCTTGCGGGCTGTGGTGCAGATGAGCTCATTGATTTGATTATGCG GTGTGTACTAGATCCAGGTGATAAAATTGTGGACTGTCCGCCTACTTTTACCATGTACGAGTTTGATGCAGCTGTTAATGGTGCCTTTGTAGTTAAGG TACCTCGCAACTCGGATTTTAGCTTGGATGTTGAACGGATTGTGCAGGTTGTTGAGCAGGAAAAaccaaaatgcatttttttaacTTCACCAAATAATCCAGATGGGAG CATAATTGGAGATGATACTCTTCTGAAAATACTTGATTTGCCCATATTGGTTGTTTTGGATGAGGCATACATTGAATTCTCAGGAATTGAGTCTAAAATGCAGTGGGTGAAGAAGCATGAGAATCTGATTGTTCTCCGCACATTCAGTAAAAGAGCTG GTTTAGCTGGTCTTCGTGTGGGTTATGGAGCTTTTCCCCTGAGTATTATTGAATACCTCTGGAGAGCAAAACAACCATATAATGTGTCTGTTGCAGCAGAAGTCTCTGCATGTGCAGCATTGAGAAACTCTGCCTACCTGGAG AAAGTAAAAGTGGCTTTGGTGCAAGAACGTGAAAGGCTGTTTAAGCTTTTGAAAGAAGTACCATTCCTTAATCCATTTCCAAGTTATTCTAATTTCATCCTCTGTGAGGTTGCATCTGGAATGGATGCCAAGAAGTTGAAG GAAGACCTTGCCAAAATGGGAGTGATGATTCGTCACTACAACAACAAAGAATTGTCAGGTTATGTTCGTGTGTCTGTGGGCAAGCCTGAGCAAACAGATGCCTTAATGAAGTGTCTCAAATGCTTATCTTAA
- the LOC113726139 gene encoding histidinol-phosphate aminotransferase, chloroplastic-like isoform X2 encodes MGVIELLGNTTLSSLCIDRPKPIWPFEGKQQSICSRGNRGLQTSISIMASSTVPAAAVNEKDDGEQLECLSKVSGDSFIRSHLRKLKPYQPILPFEVLSAQLGRKPEDIVKLDANENPYGPPPEVFEALGAMKFPYIYPDPESRRLRAALAEDSGLGSEYILAGCGADELIDLIMRCVLDPVPRNSDFSLDVERIVQVVEQEKPKCIFLTSPNNPDGSIIGDDTLLKILDLPILVVLDEAYIEFSGIESKMQWVKKHENLIVLRTFSKRAGLAGLRVGYGAFPLSIIEYLWRAKQPYNVSVAAEVSACAALRNSAYLEKVKVALVQERERLFKLLKEVPFLNPFPSYSNFILCEVASGMDAKKLKEDLAKMGVMIRHYNNKELSGYVRVSVGKPEQTDALMKCLKCLS; translated from the exons ATGGGTGTGATTGAGCTACTGGGCAACACAACATTGTCATCTCTTTGCATTGACAGACCAAAGCCCATCTGGCCATTTGAGGGAAAGCAGCAAAGCATCTGTAGCAGAGGCAACAGAGGATTACAGACTTCGATTAGCATTATGGCATCGTCAACTGTGCCTGCAGCTGCTGTCAACGAGAAAGACGATGGTGAACAACTAGAATGCTTGTCGAAGGTCTCTGGGGACTCGTTCATCCGATCCCATCTCCGAAAGTTGAAACCTTATCAGCCCATTTTGCCTTTTGAG GTATTGTCAGCTCAACTAGGTAGGAAACCTGAGGATATTGTAAAATTGGACGCCAATGAAAACCCATATGGCCCACCACCAGAG GTTTTTGAAGCTTTGGGAGCAATGAAGTTCCCGTATATTTACCCTGACCCTGAAAGTCGACGACTGCGTGCAGCCCTTGCTGAAGATTCTGGTCTTGGATCTGAATACATTCTTGCGGGCTGTGGTGCAGATGAGCTCATTGATTTGATTATGCG GTGTGTACTAGATCCAG TACCTCGCAACTCGGATTTTAGCTTGGATGTTGAACGGATTGTGCAGGTTGTTGAGCAGGAAAAaccaaaatgcatttttttaacTTCACCAAATAATCCAGATGGGAG CATAATTGGAGATGATACTCTTCTGAAAATACTTGATTTGCCCATATTGGTTGTTTTGGATGAGGCATACATTGAATTCTCAGGAATTGAGTCTAAAATGCAGTGGGTGAAGAAGCATGAGAATCTGATTGTTCTCCGCACATTCAGTAAAAGAGCTG GTTTAGCTGGTCTTCGTGTGGGTTATGGAGCTTTTCCCCTGAGTATTATTGAATACCTCTGGAGAGCAAAACAACCATATAATGTGTCTGTTGCAGCAGAAGTCTCTGCATGTGCAGCATTGAGAAACTCTGCCTACCTGGAG AAAGTAAAAGTGGCTTTGGTGCAAGAACGTGAAAGGCTGTTTAAGCTTTTGAAAGAAGTACCATTCCTTAATCCATTTCCAAGTTATTCTAATTTCATCCTCTGTGAGGTTGCATCTGGAATGGATGCCAAGAAGTTGAAG GAAGACCTTGCCAAAATGGGAGTGATGATTCGTCACTACAACAACAAAGAATTGTCAGGTTATGTTCGTGTGTCTGTGGGCAAGCCTGAGCAAACAGATGCCTTAATGAAGTGTCTCAAATGCTTATCTTAA
- the LOC113723934 gene encoding senescence-specific cysteine protease SAG12-like: MGSSILKQFVCCFLIIIISWEPQALSRMIPDVSMIERHEDWMSSYGRQYKDAAEKERRYNIFKANVKYIDFVNNAGNKPYKLAVNEFADLSNDEFKAAHIGQRNLSKTAKSSTANPLMYENVTSVPPSIDWRKKGAVTPIRDSTCGAWTIPAVDAVEGLTKIKTGKLYTLSVQEILDCDGGGHNGCEGGFTDDAFQFIKQHGLTTESNYPSKGNVGTCDTKKEDEPVAKISGYENVPVDNENALMQAVANQPVAVIVDASGMDFQFYSSGVFTGDCGTALDHGVTLVGYGTSNGKLKYWLIKNSWGVDWGEDGYMRMQRDIAAKEGLCGIAMEAKYPTK, translated from the exons ATGGGATCAAGTATCTTGAAGCAGTTTGTTTGCTGTTTTCTGATCATTATCATTTCATGGGAACCACAGGCATTGTCTCGAATGATCCCTGATGTTTCCATGATAGAAAGGCATGAAGACTGGATGTCTAGTTATGGACGCCAGTACAAGGACGCTGCAGAGAAGGAAAGGCGCTATAACATATTCAAGGCAAATGTCAAGTATATAGATTTTGTTAATAATGCAGGGAATAAACCATATAAGCTAGCTGTCAATGAATTTGCAGACCTGAGCAATGATGAGTTTAAAGCTGCTCATATTGGACAAAGAAACCTCTCCAAGACAGCAAAGTCGAGCACAGCAAACCCTCTCATGTATGAAAATGTCACCTCAGTTCCCCCTAGCATTGATTGGAGGAAGAAAGGAGCTGTTACACCTATCAGGGATTCAACATGTG GAGCTTGGACAATTCCCGCTGTTGATGCCGTGGAAGGGCTTACCAAGATCAAAACTGGAAAGCTGTACACCTTGTCAGTTCAAGAAATTCTGGACTGTGATGGTGGTGGTCACAATGGTTGCGAAGGGGGTTTTACAGATGACGCCTTCCAATTCATTAAACAGCATGGGCTGACTACTGAGAGCAACTACCCTTCTAAAGGAAATGTAGGCACTTGTGACACCAAGAAGGAAGACGAACCTGTGGCAAAAATTAGTGGCTATGAGAATGTACCAGTTGACAATGAGAATGCGCTTATGCAGGCAGTAGCTAACCAACCAGTTGCTGTCATAGTTGATGCTTCTGGTATGGACTTCCAATTTTACTCGAGTGGTGTCTTCACTGGAGACTGTGGAACTGCTTTAGACCATGGTGTAACATTAGTTGGCTACGGCACCAGTAATGGCAAGTTGAAGTATTGGCTGATTAAGAACTCATGGGGTGTTGACTGGGGAGAGGATGGATACATGAGGATGCAACGAGATATTGCTGCTAAGGAAGGTTTGTGTGGAATTGCTATGGAAGCCAAGTATCCTACTAAATGA
- the LOC113723935 gene encoding diaboline synthase-like has protein sequence MGVQFIEAQIKFRISDIINQPNFHLEDLVFPAASGHISPITSNPADSSLVLVQLNYFDCGSLALSMLISHKIADASTMSTFFNDWAAVARQLLPNGDHIPSPQFIGASLFPPVEDPTMLKLYAVPKRETCLTRRFLFHASKIAELKAMATSSGVDNPTRVEVVTALILKCAMSASRANSGSFRPSVFRNAANLRQITIPPLPQNSVGNFITVYPVVLENEDDVRFPELVSKLRNGRRKIQNEYREKHKFDPIQEFQSTLAKREGIVKKFDLYHCSSMCRFPFYDVDFGWGRPSLGRYATKLGQRNSFIMMDLRNGKGVDGIQAMVTLEKPQVCLFEANDELLTYASLNGENEWPYPHGF, from the coding sequence ATGGGAGTTCAGTTTATCGAAGCCCAGATCAAATTCCGGATATCTGACATTATCAACCAACCGAACTTTCATTTGGAAGATCTCGTCTTTCCAGCCGCATCTGGTCATATATCTCCCATCACTAGTAATCCTGCCGATTCTAGTCTTGTGCTTGTTCAGCTGAACTATTTCGATTGTGGAAGTCTGGCACTAAGCATGCTTATCTCGCACAAGATTGCTGATGCATCCACCATGTCCACTTTCTTTAATGACTGGGCTGCTGTGGCCCGTCAGCTCTTGCCAAATGGTGATCATATTCCATCTCCTCAGTTTATAGGAGCTTCACTCTTTCCTCCAGTTGAAGATCCAACAATGTTGAAGCTATACGCCGTGCCAAAGAGGGAAACATGCTTGACCAGAAGATTCTTGTTCCATGCTTCAAAAATTGCTGAACTTAAGGCTATGGCAACTAGTTCAGGAGTGGATAACCCGACTCGAGTTGAAGTTGTGACTGCTCTAATTTTGAAGTGTGCAATGTCTGCATCAAGGGCTAACTCAGGCTCATTTAGGCCCTCCGTGTTTCGCAATGCTGCAAACTTGCGACAAATAACTATCCCTCCGTTGCCACAGAATTCTGTTGGAAATTTCATTACCGTCTATCCCGTAGTATTGGAGAACGAGGATGATGTGAGATTTCCAGAATTGGTTAGTAAACTAAGGAATGGTCGAAGGAAAATCCAAAATGAGTACAGAGAAAAGCACAAATTTGATCCAATTCAAGAATTCCAATCCACACTTGCAAAGCGGGAAGGCATTGTCAAGAAATTTGATCTTTACCATTGCTCCAGCATGTGTAGATTCCCATTTTATGATGTGGATTTTGGTTGGGGAAGACCTTCATTGGGGCGCTATGCTACTAAACTAGGACAAAGGAACTCCTTTATTATGATGGACCTAAGAAATGGAAAAGGGGTCGATGGAATACAAGCAATGGTCACGCTAGAAAAGCCGCAAGTGTGCTTATTTGAAGCTAATGATGAGCTCCTCACTTATGCTTCTTTAAATGGTGAAAACGAGTGGCCTTACCCCCATGGCTTTTAA
- the LOC113723936 gene encoding GDSL esterase/lipase At5g03980-like has translation MGVKGTSIGAVFFVIASALLLLSPSPSADASPLLSACRFDQVYQLGDSISDTGNLIRESPLGAALPFARNPYGQTFSHHKATGRCSDGLLMIDYFAQALGLPLLNPIKDTKANFEHGANFAVAGATALSSAVLAHHHVTNPVTNSSLDIQLQWMKDHFHKFCHNDCERKLQNALFMVGEIGGNDYNYAFLQYLDEARDTLKILELVPLVVAKIKHAVEKVISFGARTIVVPGNFPMGCLPIYLTKFGLESEVDEFDENHCIWLLNSFATFHNDHLKKAIAELQEKYPYVTIVYGDYYAAYEQLFNLGETEGFELQKACCGVGGLYNFNETRMCGFPGVKACRDPERYVSWDGIHLTQEAYRMIVDWLQADLFWKLRCHH, from the exons ATGGGTGTCAAGGGCACGAGTATTGGTGCTGTTTTCTTTGTTATTGCATCTGCTTTGCTGCTTCTTTCTCCTTCACCATCCGCTGATGCTAGTCCTCTCCTGAGTGCCTGCCGTTTTGATCAAGTGTACCAACTTGGGGACTCCATATCAGACACTGGGAATTTGATCAGGGAATCTCCACTTGGAGCCGCTTTACCTTTCGCCAGAAATCCCTACGGTCAGACCTTCTCCCACCACAAAGCCACCGGCCGTTGCTCTGATGGACTTCTCATGATTGACTACTttg CCCAGGCGCTGGGTCTACCTCTTCTGAATCCGATCAAGGATACAAAGGCAAATTTTGAGCATGGAGCAAATTTTGCCGTAGCCGGTGCTACAGCACTATCATCAGCTGTTCTCGCTCATCATCATGTTACAAATCCAGTGACCAACAGTTCCCTTGACATACAGCTTCAGTGGATGAAAGATCACTTTCACAAATTTTGCCACAATG ATTGTGAAAGGAAGCTTCAAAACGCTCTATTTATGGTCGGTGAAATCGGAGGCAACGATTATAATTATGCATTCCTTCAGTACTTGGATGAGGCTAGAGATACGCTTAAAATTCTAGAGTTGGTACCTCTAGTTGTTGCCAAAATTAAGCATGCTGTTGAG AAAGTGATTAGTTTTGGAGCAAGGACAATAGTGGTTCCTGGGAACTTTCCAATGGGATGTCTGCCAATTTATCTAACAAAGTTTGGGCTAGAAAGCGAAGTAGACGAGTTCGACGAGAATCATTGCATATGGCTATTGAACAGCTTTGCAACTTTCCACAATGATCACCTGAAGAAGGCGATTGCCGAGCTGCAAGAGAAGTACCCATATGTAACAATCGTCTATGGAGACTACTACGCTGCATATGAACAGCTTTTCAATCTAGGTGAAACTGAAG GTTTTGAGTTACAAAAAGCTTGTTGTGGAGTTGGAGGGCTGTACAACTTCAATGAGACGCGAATGTGTGGATTTCCAGGTGTTAAGGCTTGCCGTGATCCCGAAAGATACGTCAGCTGGGATGGGATTCATTTAACACAGGAGGCTTACCGCATGATAGTGGATTGGTTGCAAGCTGATCTTTTCTGGAAATTGCGTTGCCATCATTGA